Proteins encoded in a region of the Bacteroidota bacterium genome:
- a CDS encoding ABC transporter permease has protein sequence MKTPSRARHRIAAMVRKEFIQISRDKRSLGILIFLPVFMLIMFGYALTFDVSESPLSVLDEDKTPASRALIEALYQTDFFGPGPQVNNTHEAEWLLDSRKATSVIIIPSGYSADLLAKRRAPVQILIDGSNANEATLIKTYIEQIVGSVNQEIRQDFLNSRGMHLDLPLDIRARIWYNPELKSSVYLVPGLVVYILMITAVISTAVSVVRERERRTLEQLMISPLRPIELIIGKTLPYLLISIVAAYAILTFGYILFGATVKGSHIELFFVLILFLIGGLALGLVVSTVAPNQQVAFLAATFISVLPTLLLSGFMFPLESMHPVLQGISMIFPARYFLESLRFIVIKGADISAYWHDVLALFIFLLVMVNVARIKLNSIFR, from the coding sequence ATGAAAACACCCTCGCGGGCACGTCACCGGATCGCGGCCATGGTTCGGAAGGAATTTATTCAGATCAGCCGGGATAAACGAAGTCTGGGTATCCTCATTTTCCTGCCCGTCTTTATGCTGATCATGTTTGGATATGCCCTCACTTTTGACGTATCTGAATCACCCTTGTCGGTATTGGATGAGGATAAAACCCCTGCCTCCCGTGCATTGATTGAGGCGTTGTACCAGACCGACTTTTTCGGTCCCGGTCCGCAGGTGAATAACACTCACGAAGCCGAATGGTTACTCGACAGCCGCAAGGCAACCAGTGTCATCATCATTCCCTCTGGCTATTCGGCTGATTTACTGGCCAAACGTCGGGCGCCTGTTCAGATTTTAATTGACGGATCAAATGCCAATGAAGCCACACTGATCAAAACCTACATTGAACAGATAGTCGGATCGGTGAATCAGGAGATTCGTCAGGATTTTCTGAACAGCCGGGGTATGCACCTCGATCTTCCTCTCGATATCAGGGCACGCATCTGGTACAACCCCGAATTAAAAAGTTCGGTCTATCTGGTGCCCGGATTGGTGGTATATATTCTTATGATCACGGCAGTAATCTCAACAGCCGTTTCGGTGGTAAGGGAACGGGAACGCCGGACCCTGGAACAACTGATGATTTCACCTCTTCGGCCCATTGAACTGATTATCGGAAAAACCCTTCCCTATCTGCTTATTTCCATTGTGGCCGCTTATGCCATTCTCACTTTTGGCTACATTCTCTTTGGTGCAACGGTCAAGGGCAGCCACATCGAATTGTTTTTTGTACTGATTCTGTTTCTCATTGGCGGATTGGCTCTCGGTCTGGTGGTTTCTACTGTGGCGCCCAATCAGCAGGTGGCCTTTCTGGCGGCAACATTCATATCGGTGCTTCCCACTTTGCTTCTGTCTGGCTTTATGTTCCCACTTGAATCCATGCACCCGGTGCTTCAGGGAATATCCATGATTTTCCCGGCCCGTTACTTTCTTGAAAGTCTCCGCTTCATTGTCATCAAGGGAGCAGATA
- a CDS encoding ABC transporter ATP-binding protein, with translation MNAPVSISVDHLSRHFGTFKAVDDVSFTVKKGEIFGFLGPNGSGKSTTIRMLCGLLNPSGGNGTVAGLDIRNQAERIKTRIGYMSQRFSLYQDLTVQQNMEFWSTLYKVPSEVRQTRIRHFLDLVQLTGYENRMVAGLPGGIRQRLALAASMVHEPDVIFLDEPTGGVDPVSRRNFWSIIDQVSAAGTTVFVTTHFLDEAEYCHTIGLIYNARLIALGSPQELKTREMKSVSLELLTDQPLEAMTVINSLPVVSETSVFGLHLHIMLKEGERFTDRIRGDITTTLTGSGIVVKSLEVIVPSLEDVFIHLIESSRKELPA, from the coding sequence ATGAATGCACCGGTTTCCATATCCGTCGACCACCTCAGCCGGCATTTCGGCACCTTCAAGGCTGTGGATGATGTCAGCTTCACGGTAAAAAAGGGTGAAATTTTCGGCTTCCTCGGACCGAATGGTTCAGGAAAGTCCACCACCATCCGGATGTTGTGTGGCTTGCTGAATCCGTCCGGAGGAAATGGGACTGTGGCCGGTCTGGACATCCGGAACCAAGCAGAGCGGATTAAAACACGGATCGGTTACATGAGCCAGCGGTTCAGTCTGTATCAGGACCTCACCGTTCAGCAAAACATGGAATTCTGGTCCACGTTATACAAAGTGCCGTCCGAGGTCCGGCAAACCAGAATCCGTCACTTTCTCGATCTGGTGCAACTGACCGGATACGAAAACCGCATGGTGGCCGGGTTGCCGGGTGGAATCAGACAGCGGCTCGCACTGGCTGCCTCCATGGTCCATGAACCCGATGTGATTTTTCTGGATGAACCGACCGGTGGAGTCGATCCGGTTTCGCGCCGCAATTTCTGGTCGATTATCGATCAGGTGTCTGCTGCAGGAACCACCGTATTTGTCACCACGCATTTTCTCGATGAAGCCGAATATTGCCACACGATTGGTCTGATTTACAATGCACGGCTGATTGCACTCGGTTCTCCGCAGGAACTGAAAACCCGTGAAATGAAATCCGTTTCCCTCGAACTGCTCACCGATCAGCCACTGGAGGCTATGACTGTGATTAACTCGCTTCCAGTCGTCAGTGAAACCTCGGTATTCGGGCTTCATCTCCACATTATGCTCAAGGAGGGTGAACGGTTCACCGACAGGATCAGAGGTGACATTACCACCACCCTGACCGGGTCTGGAATCGTGGTTAAATCCCTCGAGGTCATCGTTCCCAGCCTGGAAGATGTGTTTATCCACCTGATTGAATCGAGCAGGAAGGAGTTACCGGCATGA
- a CDS encoding TolC family protein: MAEVVVYPDTIGEATGNPVAERSRSHQKIHQTRGFSFPGILAALLLFSAIPGHSQSTLSLPEAIEKARAAHEQIRIEQLKAESAALTSDQAFNNRLPSLKASGRFTRQSEVDPFAISLTLPPPVGTINRVVSESIEDAAAFRLTLTQPLFTGFKLTAAEQAAEWQAKAAGMDVKTRQQELSLQVTRAYGQVLLAEKQVELTSQLVNLLTKRLSDAESMAAQGLLTETEVLAIRVKKTETEAEAIYAADRLQVARLGLGQWLGSSTAFTGTLAPMEIPVLSPQPSERPELSGLTFRKSAISEQIKVARSDWFPTIALQANYDLANPNPRYFPVEQAWKSTWDVSLVLSYEIWTWNTRFLQTQQADLARNQMDLQESLLRKSITLEQQAADAALARSEKLVAVMQLLSEQTRKRAEQVANQFRAGLIPVADLLDADVQATQAALQAEAARINWMTDRLVQAKAWGRLL, encoded by the coding sequence GTGGCTGAGGTGGTTGTTTACCCCGATACAATCGGGGAAGCTACCGGGAACCCGGTGGCTGAGCGGAGTCGAAGCCACCAGAAAATACATCAGACCCGTGGATTCTCTTTCCCCGGAATTTTAGCAGCACTTCTGCTCTTTTCAGCCATTCCCGGGCACTCCCAATCCACGCTTTCCCTGCCCGAAGCCATTGAAAAAGCACGGGCCGCTCATGAGCAAATCCGCATAGAACAACTCAAAGCCGAATCGGCAGCCCTGACGTCTGATCAGGCCTTCAATAATCGCTTACCTTCCCTGAAAGCATCCGGCCGGTTCACCCGTCAGTCCGAAGTGGATCCTTTCGCGATTTCACTCACCCTTCCGCCGCCGGTCGGAACCATAAACCGGGTGGTATCCGAATCCATTGAAGATGCAGCCGCTTTCCGTTTAACGTTGACCCAACCCCTTTTCACCGGCTTCAAACTGACCGCCGCCGAACAGGCAGCTGAATGGCAGGCCAAAGCAGCCGGCATGGACGTTAAAACCCGTCAGCAGGAACTGTCCCTTCAGGTTACCCGTGCCTACGGACAGGTTCTCCTCGCAGAAAAACAGGTGGAATTGACCAGTCAACTTGTCAATTTATTGACTAAACGACTCTCCGATGCAGAATCCATGGCCGCCCAGGGACTCCTGACCGAAACCGAAGTACTCGCCATCCGCGTTAAAAAAACGGAAACGGAAGCCGAGGCCATCTATGCGGCTGATCGGTTACAGGTTGCCCGGCTTGGTCTGGGTCAATGGCTTGGAAGTTCAACAGCTTTCACCGGAACACTGGCACCCATGGAAATACCGGTCCTTTCACCCCAGCCTTCCGAAAGACCTGAACTTTCTGGATTGACCTTCCGGAAATCGGCCATTTCAGAGCAAATAAAAGTGGCCCGGTCCGATTGGTTTCCCACCATTGCTTTACAGGCCAACTATGATCTGGCCAATCCGAACCCGCGGTATTTCCCGGTTGAGCAGGCATGGAAATCCACCTGGGATGTCTCTCTGGTCCTTTCCTATGAAATCTGGACATGGAATACCCGGTTTCTGCAAACTCAGCAGGCCGATCTGGCCAGAAATCAGATGGATCTCCAGGAATCACTACTGAGGAAGTCCATCACACTGGAACAACAGGCAGCCGATGCAGCACTGGCGCGTTCGGAAAAACTGGTGGCTGTGATGCAATTGCTCTCAGAACAGACCCGGAAACGTGCAGAACAGGTTGCCAATCAGTTTCGCGCCGGACTGATTCCGGTTGCCGATCTGCTCGATGCCGATGTACAGGCCACACAAGCCGCACTTCAGGCCGAGGCTGCCCGGATAAACTGGATGACCGACCGGTTGGTTCAGGCAAAAGCCTGGGGACGGTTGCTCTGA
- a CDS encoding ABC transporter ATP-binding protein, whose product MSALTITPCSHRFGAVQALDRVALSVKPGELFGLIGPDGAGKTTLIRSILGLLNPDEGTFTVLGEDRVKNPLVIKDQVGYLSQQFSLYEDMTVNENIDFFAAIHGVTDHESRKRELLAFTRMSEFGNRLAGQLSGGMKQKLALACTLIHHPSLIILDEPTTGVDPISRRDFWKILSDLIRQGLTILVATPYMDEAERCHRVALMNQGSLLAVASPEMLRRQLNRKLLEMIPNDPRRLQSVLQTYFSEYESHLLGERVQLLLPTDEDPLPLISRVESHQITISHWRETEPTMETIFIHQLAEKKG is encoded by the coding sequence GTGTCGGCCTTAACCATCACACCCTGTTCACATCGGTTCGGTGCAGTCCAGGCCCTTGACCGGGTGGCTTTGTCGGTAAAACCCGGTGAACTTTTTGGGCTGATCGGACCCGATGGCGCCGGAAAAACCACTCTGATCCGCAGCATTCTGGGTCTTTTGAATCCGGATGAAGGAACGTTCACGGTGCTTGGAGAAGACCGGGTGAAAAATCCGCTGGTGATCAAGGATCAGGTGGGTTATTTAAGCCAGCAGTTTTCTTTGTATGAAGACATGACGGTGAACGAAAACATCGATTTTTTTGCTGCGATTCACGGTGTAACCGATCATGAATCACGCAAACGGGAATTACTGGCATTCACACGGATGTCTGAATTTGGTAACCGGCTGGCCGGTCAGCTCTCGGGTGGAATGAAGCAGAAACTGGCCCTTGCCTGTACATTGATTCACCACCCCAGCCTGATCATCCTCGATGAACCGACCACTGGAGTCGATCCCATTTCCCGGCGCGATTTCTGGAAAATTCTCTCCGACCTGATCCGCCAGGGGCTGACCATTCTGGTCGCAACCCCGTACATGGATGAAGCAGAACGTTGTCACCGGGTCGCGCTCATGAATCAGGGTTCACTGCTTGCTGTTGCCTCTCCCGAAATGCTGCGTCGTCAGCTGAACCGGAAACTGCTTGAAATGATCCCCAACGATCCGCGCCGGCTGCAATCGGTGTTACAGACTTATTTTTCAGAGTATGAATCCCATTTACTGGGCGAACGGGTTCAGTTGCTGCTCCCAACGGATGAGGATCCCCTTCCCCTCATCAGCCGTGTTGAAAGTCACCAGATTACCATTTCTCACTGGCGAGAAACCGAACCAACCATGGAAACCATTTTTATTCATCAATTGGCGGAGAAGAAAGGATGA
- a CDS encoding efflux RND transporter periplasmic adaptor subunit, giving the protein MKRFCLLAALFPLAIACDNGDTIEVTGTLEGNDQIVSSQVAGLVKSVLKSEGDSIRAGEVILQIDTTDYYLNVLQAHAVYRQARAALDLIQNGARREDIRVAAEAKEAARANLTAAQRDHDRLAGLLKTQSASQKQADDASTRLEVAKATFQQAEESWNKLVRGARREDIDMAQARADQAEAQWMLARKKLSDCRIRAMQSGLVSTVSVDPGELVQPGSQVALVTSNQILTMSVYLREPDLGLVQLGDSVTIRVDSFEDRAFTGIIRYLSPTAEFTPKNIQSRDDRVKLVFEARLDVPNYNGALKAGMPGDAFINRKSE; this is encoded by the coding sequence ATGAAACGATTCTGCTTACTCGCTGCCCTGTTTCCTCTCGCCATCGCCTGTGACAATGGCGACACCATTGAAGTGACCGGTACGCTGGAAGGAAACGATCAGATCGTCAGTTCACAAGTGGCCGGCCTGGTCAAATCTGTTCTGAAATCCGAAGGTGATTCAATCCGGGCTGGTGAGGTGATTCTTCAGATCGATACCACAGACTACTACCTGAATGTCCTTCAGGCTCATGCAGTTTACCGACAGGCAAGGGCCGCACTCGACCTGATTCAGAATGGAGCCCGTCGCGAAGACATCCGGGTGGCTGCAGAAGCAAAGGAAGCGGCCCGTGCTAACCTGACCGCCGCACAACGCGACCATGACCGCCTTGCCGGACTTCTGAAAACCCAATCCGCCTCACAGAAACAAGCCGATGACGCGTCGACCCGGCTCGAGGTGGCCAAAGCAACCTTTCAGCAGGCCGAAGAAAGCTGGAATAAACTGGTTCGGGGCGCCCGCCGTGAGGACATCGACATGGCCCAGGCCAGGGCCGATCAGGCTGAAGCCCAATGGATGCTTGCCCGGAAAAAACTGTCTGATTGCAGAATCAGAGCCATGCAATCCGGCCTCGTCAGCACGGTGTCTGTCGATCCCGGCGAACTGGTTCAACCAGGATCTCAGGTGGCCCTGGTCACCAGCAACCAGATTCTGACCATGAGCGTCTATCTGAGAGAACCCGATCTGGGACTCGTTCAGCTGGGTGATTCAGTGACCATCAGAGTGGATTCCTTTGAGGACCGGGCTTTTACCGGCATTATCCGCTACCTGTCCCCAACGGCCGAATTCACACCGAAAAATATTCAATCGCGCGATGACCGCGTGAAGCTGGTGTTCGAAGCACGCCTCGATGTTCCGAATTACAATGGTGCTCTAAAAGCAGGCATGCCTGGCGACGCCTTTATCAACCGCAAATCGGAATAA